The DNA sequence GCGCGAGGCGCTGCGGGTCGGGATCCTCGAGCGCGCCGAGGCGCGGGGGGTGGTCAGCTATCGCTTCGCCAGTCCGCGCGACTTCGCGGTGGACCGGCACGGGACGGTGGACGACTACCCCTACGGCGGCGGCGCGGGGATGATCTTGATGGCGCCGCCGCTGGTGGAAGCGGTGGAGTCGCTCGCGCGACAGAGTGACCACCCGGGGCACCCGGTGATCCTCCTGTCGCCGCGCGGCAGGCGCTTCGATCAGGCGACCGCGCGCCGCCTGAGCCGGGAGCAGGAGTTCACCCTGATCTGTGGGCGTTACAAGGACGTCGACGAGAGGGTGCGCGACTTGGTGGTCAGCGAGGAGATCTCCCTGGGGGACTTCGTGCTGACCGGGGGGGAGCCGGCGGCGATCTGCGTGATCGACGCAGTGCTCAGGCTCCTGCCCGACGTGATGAGCGACCTCGAGTCGGCGGAGGCCGACTCCTTCGGGGCGGACAAGGGCGGCCTGCTGGACTGGCCCCACTACACGCGCCCGGAGCGCTATCGCGACCTGGCGGTGCCCGCCGTCCTGAAGAGCGGGAACCATGCGAAGATCGAGAGCTGGCGCCGGGGAGAGTCCCTGCGCCTCACCCGGAAGCACCGTCCCGATCTCCTCGCCCGGCAGGGCGGCGGGGAGCGCGAGGCGGATCAGTAGGGCTCGGCCGGCGGCGCCGGCGGGGGCGGCACAGGAGAGGCCATGAACATCGTCGACGCGGTCAGGAACCAGCAGTTGAAGGACGGGATCCCCGACTTCAATGTGGGCGACACGGTGAAATTCCGGGTCAAGGTGATCGAGGGCAACAAGGAGCGCTTCCAGCCCTTCCAGGGCACGGTGATCCAGCGCCGCGGCAGCGGCGTCGAGGCCACCTTCACGGTGCGCAAGATCTCCGGCAACATCGGCGTGGAGCGCGTCTTCCCGCTGCACAGTCCGAACATCAGCGACCTCGAGGTCGTTCGCCGCGGCAAGGTCCGGCGCGCGAAGCTCTACTACCTGCGCGGACTCAGCGGCAAGAAGGCCCGCATCTCGAGCCGTCGCGAGGCCCCACCTCAGGAGACCGAGAAGAAGGACTGACGGCGTCGACATGTCCAGCAGCGCTGCCAAGGGCCGGATCCCCAGCGGGGCGCCGGCCCTTGCGGCTGAGGCGTTGCTCGCCGCGCCGGCCGTCTTCCTCGCCGCCCCGCTGGCCACCCAGGCGGCCGCCCTCGCCGGTCTCGCGCCCGCGGCGCGAGAGCCCTGGCTCCTGCTCCTCGCTGCGGATCCCCGCCAGGGGGCGCGCGCACTGGCATCCCGCTTGCGCCGGGAAGAGGCGAAGCTGGCGGCGCGCGAGCGGCGCTGGCAGGCACTGGCTGCCTTCGATCGCGAAGCGGCCGCGGGCAGCCGGCTCGCCGGCGTCGACGAGGTCGGCCGCGGTCCCCTGGCCGGTCCCGTCACCGCCGCCGCGCTCATCCTGCCCCCGGATTACCATGCCCCGGGTCTGGACGACTCCAAGCGTCTGAGCCCGGCCGCCCGCGAGCGCTGGTCCGAGCGCCTGCGCGCCGACGCCGTCGCCTGGGCCATTGCCGACGAGCCGGCCGAGCGGATCGACGCCCGCGGCATCCGCGCGGCCGTCTTCGCGGCGATGGCCCGCGCGCTGCGCGCGCTCTCCCCGCGCGCCGAGCGCGTGCTCATCGACGGCCGCGAGCTGCCGCCGGGCGCACGCATCAGCCGCGCGATCGTGGACGGCGACGCGAAGAGCCTCGCCGTCGCCGGCGCCTCGGTGCTCGCGAAGGTGCACCGGGACGCGCTGATGCGGGAGGCGGATCGCGAGTGGCCCGGCTACGGCTTCGCCGAGCACAAGGGCTACGGCAGCCCCGCGCACATCGCTGCCCTCCTGGAGCTGGGGCCCTGCCCCCTGCACCGCCGGAGTTTCTGTGGACGCTGGCTGCCTGCCGCGGCGGGCGCTGGGCGATCTCGGTGAGGAGATCGCCGAGCGCTTCCTCGCGCTCAAGGGCCTGACCATCCTCGCGCGCAAGCTGCGCATCGCTCAGAAAGAGATTGACCTGCTCGCGCGCGACGGCGACTGTCTCGTCTTCGTGGAGGTGCGCCTGCGCCGCGGCGATCGCTACGGCACGGCCCTCGCCAGCCTCGGACCGCGCAAGCAGCAGCACCTGCGCGCCGCGCTGCGCGAGGCGGTGCTGCGCCGGGGCTGGCGGGGCGCCTACCGGCTCGACCTCATCACCCTGGATCTGGACCGCGCGCGCGAGCGCCTGCTGCTCGAGCACTATCGCGGCCTCTAGACCGACACCGGCGACGGCGGATGGCACAGGTCCTCGCGACAGTCCTCGCCTGCCTGAGCAGCCTGCTGCTCGGGCGCCTGGCCATCGCGGCCGCACCGCGCCTGCGCTTCCTCGATCCGCCGGGCGCCCGCAAGCTGCAGGCGCGGCCGGTGCCCGTGCTCGGCGGCGCCGCGATCTTCCTCGGGCTCTTGCTGGGGGTGGCGCCCGGGCTGGCGGGGCCCGAGCGCTTCCTGCTCGGGCGCTGGCTGACGGCCGGCGCCTGGCTGCTCGCCTTGGGCATGGTCGACGACCGCCGCGGCCTCGGGCCCTTGGCCCGCCTGGTCGGGCAGCTACTCGCGGCCTTGCTCTTCCTGCCGGAACTGAGCGCCTGGCTGGGGCCGGATTGGGTCTGGCCGGCGCGCGCGATCGGCCTGCTCTGGCTGCTCGGGCTGATCAACGCCTTCAATTTCCTGGACAACATGGACGGCGCCGCGGCGAGCACGGCCTTCTGGACGGCGCTCGCGCTCGGCCTCAGCCTCGCCACGGCGGGTGGCGCCGCGCTCGCCGACGGACTCTGGCCGCTGGCGGGCGCGCTGCTCGGCTTCCTTTGGTGGAATCGGCCGCCGGCGCGCCTCTACATGGGCGACGCCGGCGCGACCTGCCTCGGCTTCAGCCTGGGGCTCTTCGCGCTGCTCGCCGTGGGCCGCGCGTCGCTGTCGCCCTGGCTGGCGCCGCTCTTCCTGGCGGTGCCGCTCTACGACACGGCGAGCGTGTGCTGGATCCGCTGGCGAGAGGGGCGGCCGCTCTGGGTTGGGGACCGCCGGCACGCAACGCACCGTCTGCTCGCGCGGGGCGCCGGCATCGGCCGCACCCTGGCGACCATCAATGTCTGGACGCTAGCAGCGGCGGCCCTGGCGCTCGGCTGGGGCGAACGCGGCGCCGCTTGGCTGCCATTGGGGGCAGCCCTGGCCCTGGCCCTGGGCGTCTTCGGCTGGGAGCGCAACTGGGAGCGCCGGCGCGCGGCCGCCGGCGAGCCGCCGCGGCGCGGCTAGTAGAGGTCCTCCTCGTCGCCGATCTCGTCCTCGAGGAACTCGTCGAAGTCCTCCTCGATCTCCTCGATGTCCTCCGACTGCTCCCAGGTCTCGTCCTCGTCGACTTCGATGCGGCCCTCACCGAGGCAGAAGGGGCATTCGTCGTCCTCCAGGATCCCCGTGCCGCCGCACTCGTCGCAGGTCACCGGCTTCTTGTTGCTCATCGCTCATCGAACCCTGGCTGAGGTCCGCGGGGTCCCCGAGGGCGGGGGCGCATCCGACCGGAATGCGCTGAGGATGTTAGTCCGGGTCATCGGGCTGTCAAGGGAAAGCGTGAAGGCGGTGGACAGTGGGCCCGGCGGCTGTCGCCCGCCCGCTGCAGGAGCGGCGGGGGAGCCCCGGCGCGCGGCGCGCGCCCGGGCGGCCTCGGGCTTGCTCCTTCCGCTTGACCGCGTGGAGCGGGAGGAGGTCCAGCTCGCCCGCGGCCTGCCGGCGCTCAGCCTCGTCGGTCTGGCGGGCGCGGCCACGCGCGAGAGCCGGGAACGCGTCTGCGGCGCTCTGCGGGAGAGCGGCTTCGAGCTGCCGGCCGGCCGCGTGACCGTCAACCTTGCCCCCGCCGAAGAGCCCAAGGAGGGCAGCGCCTTCGACCTGCCGATGGCCCTCGGCCTGCTCGAAGTGAGCGGCCAGCTCCGGCCGCGCCGCGGCCGCGACTGGTGGTTCCTCGGCGAGCTGGGACTGGACGGCCGCCTGCTCCCCTTGCGCGGCGCCTTGCCCCTCGGCCTGGCCGCGCTCGGCGGCGGCGCCGCCGGTCTGGTGCTGCCCATGGGCAACCTGGCGGAGGCTGCCTATCTGGAGGGATTGCCGCTGCTGCCGCTGGGCAGTCTGCGCGAGGCCGTCGACTGGCTCGAGGGGCGGGCGGCCGGCGGCGTGCGGCCGGCGCCGCCGCTCGCCGGGCGCACCGCGCCGCTGGCGCCGCTGCTGCTGCCCGGCGGATCCGCGCTCCGGCGCGCGCTCGCAGCCGCGGCGGTGGGCGGCCACAACCTGCTGCTGCTCGGCGCGCCCGGCAACGGCAAGTCGACGCTCGCGCGGAGCCTGGCCGCGCTGCTGCCGCCCCTGGATCGCCGCGAACGCCGGGAGGTGATGGCCCTGCGCTCGGCCGCGGGCCTCGCCGTGGATGGCTCGCGCTGCCGTCCCTTCCGGGCGCCGCACCACAGCCTCAGCCTGGCCGGCCTCCTGGGCCGCCAGGGCGCGGGGGCGAGGCCGGGCGAACTGAGCCTGGCGCACCGGGGCCTGCTCTTCCTCGACGAGCTGCCCGAGTACCACCGCGACGTCCTCGAGGCGCTGCGCGAGCCGCTGGAGGAGGGGAGCCTCGTCGTCAGCCGGGGCGCGGGCAGCCTGCGCTGGCCGGCTCGCTTCCAGCTGGTCGCGGCGATGAACCCCTGTCCCTGCGGCCAGAGCCTGCGGGGCCGCGAGCACTGCCG is a window from the bacterium genome containing:
- the trmD gene encoding tRNA (guanosine(37)-N1)-methyltransferase TrmD, whose translation is MVINVVSLFPDFLREALRVGILERAEARGVVSYRFASPRDFAVDRHGTVDDYPYGGGAGMILMAPPLVEAVESLARQSDHPGHPVILLSPRGRRFDQATARRLSREQEFTLICGRYKDVDERVRDLVVSEEISLGDFVLTGGEPAAICVIDAVLRLLPDVMSDLESAEADSFGADKGGLLDWPHYTRPERYRDLAVPAVLKSGNHAKIESWRRGESLRLTRKHRPDLLARQGGGEREADQ
- a CDS encoding 50S ribosomal protein L19, whose protein sequence is MNIVDAVRNQQLKDGIPDFNVGDTVKFRVKVIEGNKERFQPFQGTVIQRRGSGVEATFTVRKISGNIGVERVFPLHSPNISDLEVVRRGKVRRAKLYYLRGLSGKKARISSRREAPPQETEKKD
- a CDS encoding ribonuclease HII produces the protein MSSSAAKGRIPSGAPALAAEALLAAPAVFLAAPLATQAAALAGLAPAAREPWLLLLAADPRQGARALASRLRREEAKLAARERRWQALAAFDREAAAGSRLAGVDEVGRGPLAGPVTAAALILPPDYHAPGLDDSKRLSPAARERWSERLRADAVAWAIADEPAERIDARGIRAAVFAAMARALRALSPRAERVLIDGRELPPGARISRAIVDGDAKSLAVAGASVLAKVHRDALMREADREWPGYGFAEHKGYGSPAHIAALLELGPCPLHRRSFCGRWLPAAAGAGRSR
- a CDS encoding YraN family protein, which gives rise to MPRRALGDLGEEIAERFLALKGLTILARKLRIAQKEIDLLARDGDCLVFVEVRLRRGDRYGTALASLGPRKQQHLRAALREAVLRRGWRGAYRLDLITLDLDRARERLLLEHYRGL
- a CDS encoding undecaprenyl/decaprenyl-phosphate alpha-N-acetylglucosaminyl 1-phosphate transferase, producing the protein MAQVLATVLACLSSLLLGRLAIAAAPRLRFLDPPGARKLQARPVPVLGGAAIFLGLLLGVAPGLAGPERFLLGRWLTAGAWLLALGMVDDRRGLGPLARLVGQLLAALLFLPELSAWLGPDWVWPARAIGLLWLLGLINAFNFLDNMDGAAASTAFWTALALGLSLATAGGAALADGLWPLAGALLGFLWWNRPPARLYMGDAGATCLGFSLGLFALLAVGRASLSPWLAPLFLAVPLYDTASVCWIRWREGRPLWVGDRRHATHRLLARGAGIGRTLATINVWTLAAAALALGWGERGAAWLPLGAALALALGVFGWERNWERRRAAAGEPPRRG
- a CDS encoding ATP-binding protein codes for the protein MSSDCSQVSSSSTSMRPSPRQKGHSSSSRIPVPPHSSQVTGFLLLIAHRTLAEVRGVPEGGGASDRNALRMLVRVIGLSRESVKAVDSGPGGCRPPAAGAAGEPRRAARARAASGLLLPLDRVEREEVQLARGLPALSLVGLAGAATRESRERVCGALRESGFELPAGRVTVNLAPAEEPKEGSAFDLPMALGLLEVSGQLRPRRGRDWWFLGELGLDGRLLPLRGALPLGLAALGGGAAGLVLPMGNLAEAAYLEGLPLLPLGSLREAVDWLEGRAAGGVRPAPPLAGRTAPLAPLLLPGGSALRRALAAAAVGGHNLLLLGAPGNGKSTLARSLAALLPPLDRRERREVMALRSAAGLAVDGSRCRPFRAPHHSLSLAGLLGRQGAGARPGELSLAHRGLLFLDELPEYHRDVLEALREPLEEGSLVVSRGAGSLRWPARFQLVAAMNPCPCGQSLRGREHCRCTPGQVQRYRARISGPLLDRIDLILELPAWRPGDPNAWLGAEGQRALGRRILRARRRLRGWGASDPAPADQDWLDRRLAEVGASYRQRLKLTGIARSLAALDGRPRAGRAELLEALDLGLRWRLALRDPPVA